From Medicago truncatula cultivar Jemalong A17 chromosome 7, MtrunA17r5.0-ANR, whole genome shotgun sequence, a single genomic window includes:
- the LOC11418472 gene encoding glycerol-3-phosphate dehydrogenase [NAD(+)] GPDHC1, cytosolic, translating to MVGNILGNGSSQNHNNGLEEKLDEFRRLISKTNGDPLRIVCIGAGAWGSVFAALLQDSYGQFRDKVQIRIWRRAGRAIDRSTAEHLFDVINSREDVLRRLIRRCAYLKYVEARLGDRTLYADEILKDGFCLNMIDTPVCPLKVVTNLQEAVWDADIVVNGLPSTETREIFEEISKYWKERISVPVIISLSKGIEAALEPVPHIVTPTKMIHQATGVPMENILYLGGPNIASEIYNKEYANARICGAEKWRKPLAKFLRQPHFIVWDNSDLVTHEVMGGLKNVYAIGAGMVASLTNESATSKSVYFAHCTSEMIFITHLLTEEPEKLAGPLLADTYVTLLKGRNAWYGQMLAKGELSPDMGDSISGKGMIQGVSAVEAFFELLSQSSLNVLHPEEKKHVAPVELCPILKTLYKILISREQSTHAILKALRDENLNDPRERIAIAQSHAFYRPSLLGQQ from the exons ATGGTGGGAAATATTTTGGGAAATGGATCATCTCAGAATCATAATAATGGATTAGAGGAGAAACTTGATGAGTTTAGGAGACTAATTAGTAAAACTAATGGTGATCCATTAAGAATTGTGTGTATTGGAGCAGGTGCTTGGGGAAGTGTTTTTGCAGCACTTTTACAAGACAGTTATGGTCAATTTAGAGACAAAGTACAAATCAGAATATGGAGAAGAGCAGGAAGAGCAATAGATAGATCAACAGCTGAACATCTCTTCGATGTGATCAATTCAAGAGAAGATGTTTTAAGAAGGTTGATAAGACGTTGTGCTTATCTAAAATATGTTGAAGCAAGACTTGGTGATAGGACACTTTATGCTGATGAGATTCTTAAAGATGGTTTTtgtttgaatatgattgataCTCCTGTTTGTCCTTTGAAAGTTGTTACTAATTTGCAAGAAGCTGTTTGGGATGCTGATATTGTTGTTAATGGTTTGCCTTCAACCGAAACTCGTGAGATTTTCGAAGAGATTAGTAAGTATTGGAAGGAGAGAATTAGTGTTCCTGTTATAATCTCTTTGTCTAAGGGTATTGAAGCTGCATTGGAGCCAGTTCCTCATATTGTAACTCCCACAAAAATGATTCATCAAGCAA CTGGCGTGCCTATGGAGAACATACTTTATCTTGGTGGTCCAAATATTGCTTCAGAAATCTACAACAAGGAATATGCCAATGCTAGAATTTGTGGGGCTGAGAAATGGAGGAAACCTTTAGCAAAGTTTCTTAGACAACCACATTTCATTGTATGGGACAATAGTGACCTTGTCACACATGAGGTCATGGGTGGATTGAAAAATGTCTACGCAATTGGAGCTG GAATGGTAGCATCCCTTACCAATGAGAGTGCTACTAGCAAATCTGTATACTTTGCACATTGTACTTCAGAGATGATATTCATCACTCACCTGCTAACTGAAGAGCCTGAGAAACTTGCTGGACCATTACTAGCTGATACTTATGTGACATTGTTAAAAGGTCGTAACGCGTGGTACGGTCAAATGTTAGCTAAAGGTGAACTAAGCCCTGACATGGGTGACAGCATTAGTGGCAAAGGAATGATTCAG GGAGTTTCTGCAGTAGAAGCATTCTTTGAGCTTTTGAGCCAATCAAGCTTAAATGTATTGCATCCTGAAGAAAAAAAGCATGTTGCTCCTGTTGAACTTTGCCCTATCTTGAAGACACTCTACAAAATATTGATATCAAG AGAACAATCAACACATGCAATTCTAAAAGCTTTGAGGGATGAAAATCTGAATGATCCACGAGAACGCATTGCAATTGCACAAAGTCATGCTTTCTACAGGCCTTCACTTCTTGGACAACAGTGA